A stretch of DNA from Malus sylvestris chromosome 9, drMalSylv7.2, whole genome shotgun sequence:
TGGAAAACAGCTAACGTATAGCAGTACAGGCTACAGCACAAGAGCACTACAATTGGCCAATATCACAAGAAATTATTAACACAAATAATCCGCAGCAGCGAGTGGACAGACATCTTTCCCAAATGTTCCCACTTGTTTGTCACCATTTATGTCCAAGACAACACAGATGCATCGTCACATGCACAAAGGATGCAATTCAAACACACATGCAAGCAAGCTTAGACAATGCCGGGAAACTTGGAACTCGCGTGTGACGATTTTAGTTCTTTTGATGCACGGCAACCCGGTGGATGTCCATCTCCTTCAGCATGACAGAACGCCCGCATGAGTCGCACGGGGCTGTTCTCGACCCACACGCACTCTCGTGCTCAGACAATCCTCTCATTCTGTCCCGAACATCTATAGCGGAGTTTCCAGCTTGAACCATGTCCCCACAGAATCGACATGCGATTAGGCGAAGGGGGCAAACGGAGGCTTGGTGTTGCACCTGAACACACggcaaaaacagaaaatttcAGCCATTAGGCCTGTTACAAGAAATTCATAGTTAATGAtctaatttgaaagaaaattttTAGCAATGAAAGTAAATGAAAAATGTATCATGCAATACGGGGGAGGGGTAGAATAGTTCTTACCATCTCTTCATTCTCGAGCACAATTCCACAGGAGCAGTGAAGTGGCTCATGGAACACTTTCATGTGCTTTTCCATTTCCCCCTGATGAAAAGCTTGCTCACATTTCGGACAATGGACGTGATTCTTGGCCTCCTCAACCCTGAGAACAACTCCGCAACCAGCATGCTGACAAACAACATTATGTCTGCTACAATAGGCTTCATGAAGTGATATTGTGCGACTGGGTATATAACGCTTACAATTCTTACACTCTACAGTATCCATGTCCATTGGTGATGAGGACGAAACAGCCTGCTGACCTATCGTCCGATTACTGTCATCTTGAACATTCACTGATACTTGGTACTTGGTTGTTCCCTTAAACCCGTACACACCAACACTGTAAGTTCCTGCTTCCAAGCTCTTGTCTTTTGAGCCAAGGATCAATACCTTCGAACCAATGTCATGGGATGACCATTCATGCTGGTGCCTTGTTGGGAATATGAGAGGATGCTTGGAGATGTAAATATCAGTATCTCCAGAATTTGGCACCGCTTCTATCCTCACCTCAACTTTTGCATCCCCCGACGCAATTTTCTCCCAAGTATCATTATCTATGGTGAACTTGTAATACGTGTAGTGCCCTTCGTCAACCGTTCCAGATTCTAATGTTCCAAATATAAGTGGTTTTAGGACATTTTCATGAGTCTTCTCCGAATCATTATCAGCACCAACTATGTCAACTTCAATATCCGTTTCTAGAACAGATACACTTGATGAGGGTTTTAACTCAAGGACCTGTAACTTATATACCAGCTCCCCGTAGTTGACTGTAAATATATCGTCCTCAGAAAGGGTGGCATGCTGACGAAGGCTTGTTTCGAGGATGGCCTTGTGATTGGGCAAGTCTGAAAAACCCACCCTAAGAGGTTGAAGTTTTGCATAAGTCCCTTTAGAAAGCCAGACATAGAGAACTTCTATCAAAGGAATATTTGGTGTATCTGTCGGAAATAAGTTCTGCCATACATGAGGAGGAAGCCCAACAAAACCTTCATCTGCAGTGAACTCCAAAACGCCCGAATGGGTGCTCCTACCCTTCTCCTTATCAGCATCAATCATTTCTGACGAACCCCCTTGATGTACTGTTGACAACTTAAAGTACAAGGGTCCTTGATCAAACGCACCTTGATCTTGCAATTCGTTGAAGCAGGAAGCTGGCAACTTAATCTTATCTCCACTACCCTGGCAACGTACAGCTTCAAATACGCGGTAAAACATGACTCCCCGTCCGACAAGCAAACTTTCTTGCATTTGTTCATCAACCTGAAGAAATATAGTtggaattataaaaaataaaaaaaaataaaaaacaattaatcAACTGAAAAAATATTTGAACCTCCCACATCACTACCCTAATAACAAAGATAAAATACGGCTTTTTTAGGTAACGTAGATTAAAGGAAGCAGGTCCGTACCGATTCGAATTCATGTGATACATATTTGGTACACTTAGGACTGTAGGAACAAATCAATAGCCATTAAGATTTACCCGGGCACATTGTTATCATAGGGCCTATGCTCCGAAAAAATAAGAATAACATCTGGCACTAGCTATTCGGTTCCAACGACATTGATTGCCAAGGCATTGTATGTTCGAAAATTTACTGGGATTAACGAAAAAAGCGAAGATTTGCTATCAATAAAGTCATAAATTTTCAAAGAATTACTCAATTTTCTATGAATCGAGTCATAAACATTTGAAGAACTACTCGATTTTCTACCAATAAAGTCATGAGCTTTCGAACAACTACGCGATTTTCTACAAATAAAGTCACAAAATTTCGAAACCCAATGCAATTTCAAACACTCTTCCTAAACAGTTGGAGCAATCAGTGTACAAAACAAGCTtaaattcaagaagaaaaaatgacCAATTTCAACAATCAAAAGCAATCCGGAAATTAATTAATGGGAATTGAGAAGGGACCTTGAGTTGGGCTTGGGCGGCATCGAAGTGGCGTCTGGACCGCTCGGCGTCAATGGCTTCTCTCTGCTTCTTAGCTTCCTCTTTGGCCTTCCTCTCCTTCTCCAATTTCCGCCTCGCACTCTCTTTCCTCTCCTTCTGCTCCTTTTCTAGCTTCTCTCTCGCTCTTCTCAGCTCGAAatccatctctctttctctctctctctctctctctctctctctgctcgtTGGTCGTATTTGGAAGCTTTTGATGTTCTCAGAAATCAGAGTTGGAGTTCGTGTTGGTTAAGAAACCACAGAATAGGCAGAGAAATTAGCTtttcttctgggtttttgttGGTTCCAGGAGTTTTCTTTGACATTAGATTTGTGGATTCCAGAAGGATCTGGGCCCTTCGTTTAGGAATGCGTCTGTATTGGACTGCTTCATGGGCCTATGAGCCCAAATAGATTATGTATAGAGGCCCAATAGAATATGAAAAAACCAGTAGACAAATATAAAATTGAGGAATGGGGATTCAAATCCCTGATTTTTTACTTGGAACTTGAAAAGTAAGGGGTGAGGGTTTCAAACTGAGTTTGAACCCAGACACAATTAATGTGTTGAACAAAAAGACCatgattgtggatgcaaatttctgtcATTTTTTCATTTCACGAAAATGcatatgcaaaataataacatttaagattaaggccaaaagcctcacgcgcccacgatgaatggggggggctttggccgaagaatttCCAATgacaaagttagaatttgagagaaaaagtgtttgagaatttttggtaGAGAATGAACTTAGGTTTTTGGAAAAATGTGAGGCTATATAGAGGGGTGTGGCCaaccctatttggagaaatagGGACCAACCACTTTTGGTGGAATTTTTGCTCATATTGCAAGATCTTATGTCAAATAATATCTTacaattaatttggtaatttaatccaaattgaaaagaatgattaggagttaccttgtggggaggatttgatgaggagtgatgagagagttttgaataaataccattttgatcacttttgaccACAATTGAGCCGTTATTATCCGTTGTATGCGCATGAgaatcccggtgtgcctcaagggtaatttcatcttttttacccaaaagtccacatgtcgcctccataattttcttgattatttttggctccacaagtgcccccacacctgttgggcaactcgcaggaaagggcagtaagtgtagagatcttctcttattttaggaaacataggattgtttcctattttgatgtagattatctctttaattgaaaattagatcattctaggaaagggaaataaattacttctaaaatatatttaagtctaccttaagtagatgattaaatcaactttagagagcaattcattctaccctacaagagagaaaaagctagaggatatttgttccccctcccctagcaatcttctacacttgcccgTGCAAAAGATCGTTTTTCcttgctttcttcttcttcacaccgcaccaaggtaagaaaaaaaattaatttttccttgtcttcgtAATTTTTTGAGAGCCTCGGGGCTTGAAATTTGGCTCGACGGGGGTCGAGAAGGCTTGAAAAATGGCTTGAATAGGCCACGACACTGTTGTCGTGGGTAGCATGGTGCGGCGGTGCCTCGGCTTAGGCAAAGGGCTAGCAGCACGAGCCTAGGGCTTCAGTGCGTGGCTGGCTTGGGCCAGGATGCTGGGCACTGGACTGGGCCTGGCACGGGCTAGGTTGGTGATGGTCGAGGAGGCACGGAcctcctttcctttttttttttgtttttttgctaGGCTCGGGCCCCGTGCATGATAGGAGAGAAAAAGGGAGGCGTGAGGGCACCAACCCCCCCTTCATTTGGATAGGGCCGCGAGGCCATTGGGCCATAGGGCCTGGTgcaccatttttttttgtgtgcagCCGTCTAACGAATTTTCCTCGCGTATTTGTAGAATTTCCTCGCGCATGTCTTCCTCGAGCCACAAGAGTGATGATGGCGTGCCGTCATTGTATCGTCAAGGGGGGTCTTTGAGTAAGGTAGGCTATATCAAAGTTGCTCACTTCAAAATTAGCTCTGATGACTTGTTTCGAGACTTTCTTGAGGCATATAGGCATGCCATTCCGTCGGGGGTGCGTGTGAAGCGTGTCAAGGAAGGTAGCAGTTGTGAGCCATGTAGTGGGGCTCGAAGAGCCATCAAGTTTCACCTCTACTACTTTgtgttgggatttacttttcccatgctgcgtttcttccaagaagtgtTTTGCTCCATGAAGTGTGCCATCACT
This window harbors:
- the LOC126583358 gene encoding uncharacterized protein LOC126583358 — its product is MDFELRRAREKLEKEQKERKESARRKLEKERKAKEEAKKQREAIDAERSRRHFDAAQAQLKVDEQMQESLLVGRGVMFYRVFEAVRCQGSGDKIKLPASCFNELQDQGAFDQGPLYFKLSTVHQGGSSEMIDADKEKGRSTHSGVLEFTADEGFVGLPPHVWQNLFPTDTPNIPLIEVLYVWLSKGTYAKLQPLRVGFSDLPNHKAILETSLRQHATLSEDDIFTVNYGELVYKLQVLELKPSSSVSVLETDIEVDIVGADNDSEKTHENVLKPLIFGTLESGTVDEGHYTYYKFTIDNDTWEKIASGDAKVEVRIEAVPNSGDTDIYISKHPLIFPTRHQHEWSSHDIGSKVLILGSKDKSLEAGTYSVGVYGFKGTTKYQVSVNVQDDSNRTIGQQAVSSSSPMDMDTVECKNCKRYIPSRTISLHEAYCSRHNVVCQHAGCGVVLRVEEAKNHVHCPKCEQAFHQGEMEKHMKVFHEPLHCSCGIVLENEEMVQHQASVCPLRLIACRFCGDMVQAGNSAIDVRDRMRGLSEHESACGSRTAPCDSCGRSVMLKEMDIHRVAVHQKN